In Streptomyces sp. NBC_01717, one DNA window encodes the following:
- a CDS encoding acyl-CoA dehydrogenase family protein, with protein sequence MRRTVFNEDHEAFRETIRAFIEAEVAPVYDEWFAAGQAPRDFYDKLGELGIFGINVPEEFGGAGLDTHKFEAVLYEETARAGVSFGGSGVHVLLALPYIKMLASDEQMKRYLTKFVTGEEMWALAMTEPGTGSDVAGMKTTAKLSEDGTHYVLNGAKTFITGGVHADRVIVCARTSAPREDDRRFGISLFAVDTKSEGYSIGRKLDKLGLRTSDTAELAFVDVKVPVEDLLGEENKGFYYLGQNLPSERWGIAFGAYAQAKAAVRFAQQYVQERTVFGKPVASFQNTKFELAACQAEVDAAEAVADRALEALDAGELTPAEAASAKLFCTEVAHRVIDRCLQLHGGYGYMNEYPIARLYADNRVNRIYGGTSEVMKSIIAKSMGL encoded by the coding sequence GTGCGCCGTACGGTATTCAACGAGGACCACGAGGCGTTCCGGGAGACCATCCGCGCCTTCATCGAGGCCGAGGTCGCGCCCGTCTACGACGAGTGGTTCGCCGCGGGCCAGGCACCGCGCGACTTCTACGACAAGCTCGGCGAGCTGGGCATATTCGGCATCAACGTGCCCGAGGAGTTCGGCGGCGCGGGGCTGGACACGCACAAGTTCGAGGCCGTGCTCTACGAGGAGACCGCGCGCGCGGGCGTCTCCTTCGGCGGCTCCGGCGTGCACGTGCTGCTCGCACTGCCGTACATCAAGATGCTCGCCTCCGACGAGCAGATGAAGCGCTACCTGACGAAGTTCGTCACCGGCGAGGAGATGTGGGCGCTGGCGATGACCGAGCCGGGCACCGGCTCCGACGTCGCGGGCATGAAGACCACCGCCAAGCTCTCGGAGGACGGCACGCACTACGTCCTCAACGGCGCCAAGACCTTCATCACCGGTGGCGTGCACGCCGACCGCGTGATCGTGTGCGCCCGCACCTCCGCCCCGCGCGAGGACGACCGCCGCTTCGGTATCTCCCTCTTCGCCGTGGACACCAAGTCCGAGGGCTACTCCATCGGCCGCAAGCTCGACAAGCTCGGACTGCGCACCTCCGACACCGCCGAGCTGGCGTTCGTCGACGTGAAGGTGCCCGTCGAGGACCTCCTCGGCGAGGAGAACAAGGGCTTCTACTACCTCGGCCAGAACCTCCCGTCCGAGCGCTGGGGCATCGCCTTCGGCGCGTACGCGCAGGCCAAGGCCGCCGTCCGGTTCGCCCAGCAGTACGTGCAGGAGCGCACGGTCTTCGGCAAGCCGGTCGCCTCGTTCCAGAACACCAAGTTCGAGCTGGCCGCCTGCCAGGCCGAGGTGGACGCCGCCGAGGCCGTCGCCGACCGCGCCCTGGAGGCCCTGGACGCGGGAGAGCTCACGCCCGCCGAGGCCGCCTCCGCCAAGCTGTTCTGCACCGAGGTCGCGCACCGCGTCATCGACCGCTGCCTCCAGCTGCACGGCGGCTACGGCTACATGAACGAGTACCCGATCGCCCGCCTGTACGCGGACAACCGCGTCAACCGCATCTACGGCGGCACCAGCGAGGTCATGAAGTCGATCATCGCCAAGTCCATGGGCCTGTAG
- a CDS encoding PucR family transcriptional regulator: protein MPDTPTGPSVPSGSAPPTPPIPLAELLAREDLGLRLIAGPAHVDLLWVHTSEMADPYPYLLGGELLLSAGVLLKEPDTYVARLVEAGAAALGFGVTPVHDAVPQALIEACDRHGLPLVEVPPATPFTAIARAVWRLMAEARHRELRRVTRAQQALATAAARPDPVPAVLHQLAAQLAGRAMLLSASGEELHAAGRRPAPEVRAALARLARVVSPDAAPASPAPTSATDTLGDTHLFAYALGGGQGLVLALATGRREAGDHTVTGIAVVLLSLLAAPHQGADAAGRSAALVRLLLGADPVAVAPLLGGAELWTVVHARRSGGGPVDPLTAGALGAALGSALVDASRGGDAVKVLVPGGDRVTPQPGWTLGTSAPAPITALDLADGQAARALGRAVATRTPLAHHHIDTGRGLAALVPRAEAEAHARALLAPLTPTLAETLRCWLSLHGSWDRTATALQVHRNTVRQRIARCATLLDADLDDMDVRTELWFALRQQ, encoded by the coding sequence ATGCCGGACACTCCCACCGGGCCCTCTGTCCCCTCCGGGTCGGCTCCGCCCACCCCGCCGATCCCGCTGGCCGAACTGCTCGCCCGCGAGGACCTCGGGCTGCGCCTGATCGCGGGCCCGGCCCACGTCGACCTGCTGTGGGTGCACACCTCGGAGATGGCCGACCCGTACCCGTATCTGCTCGGCGGTGAGCTGCTGCTGAGCGCCGGGGTGCTGCTCAAGGAGCCGGACACGTATGTCGCCCGGCTGGTGGAGGCGGGGGCGGCGGCGCTCGGCTTCGGGGTCACCCCGGTGCACGACGCGGTGCCGCAGGCGCTGATCGAGGCGTGCGACCGGCACGGGCTGCCGCTGGTCGAGGTGCCGCCCGCGACGCCGTTCACGGCGATCGCGCGGGCGGTGTGGCGGCTGATGGCGGAGGCCCGGCACCGGGAGCTGCGCCGGGTGACGCGCGCCCAGCAGGCGCTGGCGACGGCGGCGGCCCGGCCGGACCCGGTGCCCGCGGTGCTGCACCAGTTGGCCGCACAGCTGGCGGGCCGGGCGATGCTGCTCTCCGCGTCCGGCGAAGAACTGCACGCGGCGGGCCGCCGCCCGGCCCCCGAGGTACGGGCGGCCCTGGCCCGGCTGGCCCGCGTGGTCTCCCCCGACGCCGCCCCCGCCTCCCCGGCCCCGACGTCCGCGACCGACACCCTCGGCGACACGCATCTCTTCGCGTACGCGCTCGGCGGCGGGCAGGGGCTCGTCCTGGCGCTGGCGACGGGCCGGCGCGAGGCGGGCGACCACACGGTCACCGGCATCGCGGTCGTCCTCCTCTCCCTCCTGGCCGCCCCGCACCAGGGCGCCGATGCCGCGGGCCGGTCGGCGGCGCTCGTGCGGCTGCTGCTCGGCGCGGACCCGGTGGCCGTCGCCCCGCTGCTCGGCGGCGCCGAACTCTGGACGGTGGTGCACGCACGCCGCAGCGGTGGCGGCCCGGTGGACCCGCTCACCGCCGGAGCGCTGGGCGCCGCCCTCGGGTCGGCCCTGGTCGACGCGAGCCGGGGTGGCGACGCGGTCAAGGTCCTGGTCCCGGGCGGCGACCGGGTCACCCCGCAGCCCGGCTGGACACTCGGCACCTCCGCCCCGGCCCCCATCACCGCACTGGACCTCGCCGACGGCCAGGCGGCCCGCGCGCTGGGCCGCGCCGTGGCCACCCGTACCCCGCTGGCCCACCACCACATCGACACCGGCCGGGGCCTTGCCGCCCTCGTCCCGCGCGCCGAGGCGGAGGCGCACGCCCGCGCCCTGCTCGCTCCGCTCACCCCCACGCTCGCGGAGACGCTCCGCTGCTGGCTGAGCCTCCACGGCAGCTGGGACCGCACGGCCACGGCCCTCCAGGTCCACCGCAACACGGTCCGCCAGCGCATCGCCCGCTGCGCGACGCTGCTGGACGCGGACCTGGACGACATGGACGTACGGACGGAGCTCTGGTTCGCGCTGCGGCAGCAGTGA
- a CDS encoding sodium:solute symporter, producing MAVDYAVIVVYLAGMLAMGWWGMRRAKSKSEFLVAGRRLGPWMYSGTMAAIVLGGASTIGGVGLGYQYGLSGAWMVFTIGLGLLALSIFFSARIARLKVYTVSEMLDLRYGGRAGLISGVVMWAYTLMLAVTSTIAYATIFDVLFDMNRTVAIILGGAIVVAYSTLGGMWSITLTDMVQFVVKTIGVLLLLLPIAVIKAGGFSEMKAKLPTEYFDPLGIGGETIFTYVLIYTFGMLIGQDIWQRVFTARTDRTARWGGTVAGTYCLVYALAGAVIGTAAKVMYPKLPSADSAFATIVKDELPVGVRGLVLAAALAAVMSTSSGALIACATVANNDIWSKLRGVVSRGRGDEHDEVKGNRVFILIMGVAVIVIAIALNNVVEALTVAYNLLVGGLLVPILGGLLWRRGTAAGALAAVAVGGVAVIGLMATYGILANEPVYYGLLASLAVYVIVSLATKPTDAAVLIAWRERLAGKGADSDETAPESVTV from the coding sequence ATGGCTGTCGACTACGCGGTGATCGTCGTCTATCTGGCGGGCATGCTCGCCATGGGCTGGTGGGGCATGCGCCGCGCCAAGTCCAAGAGCGAATTCCTGGTGGCGGGCCGCCGCCTCGGCCCCTGGATGTACTCCGGGACCATGGCCGCGATCGTCCTCGGCGGCGCCTCCACCATCGGTGGCGTCGGCCTCGGCTACCAGTACGGGCTCTCCGGCGCCTGGATGGTCTTCACCATCGGCCTCGGGCTGCTCGCCCTGTCCATCTTCTTCTCGGCGCGCATCGCCCGGCTGAAGGTCTACACCGTCTCCGAGATGCTCGACCTGCGCTACGGCGGCCGGGCCGGCCTCATCTCCGGCGTCGTCATGTGGGCGTACACGCTGATGCTCGCGGTCACCTCGACCATCGCGTACGCCACCATCTTCGACGTCCTCTTCGACATGAACCGGACCGTCGCGATCATCCTCGGCGGCGCCATCGTCGTCGCGTACTCGACGCTCGGCGGCATGTGGTCGATCACGCTCACGGACATGGTGCAGTTCGTCGTCAAGACGATCGGTGTGCTGCTCCTGCTCCTGCCGATCGCGGTCATCAAGGCCGGCGGCTTCAGCGAGATGAAGGCGAAGCTGCCCACCGAGTACTTCGACCCGCTGGGCATCGGCGGCGAGACGATCTTCACCTACGTGCTGATCTACACCTTCGGCATGCTGATCGGTCAGGACATCTGGCAGCGTGTGTTCACCGCACGCACCGACCGGACCGCGCGCTGGGGCGGCACCGTCGCCGGTACGTACTGCCTGGTCTACGCGCTCGCCGGAGCCGTCATCGGCACCGCGGCCAAGGTCATGTACCCGAAGCTGCCCAGCGCGGACTCCGCCTTCGCGACCATCGTCAAGGACGAACTGCCGGTGGGTGTGCGAGGGCTGGTGCTGGCCGCCGCACTCGCCGCGGTGATGTCGACGTCGTCCGGTGCGCTGATCGCCTGCGCCACCGTCGCCAACAACGACATCTGGTCGAAGCTGCGAGGCGTGGTCTCGCGCGGCCGGGGCGACGAACACGACGAGGTGAAGGGCAACCGGGTCTTCATCCTCATCATGGGTGTGGCCGTCATCGTCATCGCCATCGCGCTCAATAATGTGGTGGAAGCGCTGACTGTCGCGTACAACCTGCTCGTCGGCGGTCTGCTGGTGCCGATCCTCGGCGGTCTGCTGTGGCGCCGGGGCACGGCGGCCGGTGCGCTGGCCGCGGTGGCGGTGGGCGGCGTCGCCGTGATCGGCCTGATGGCGACGTACGGAATCCTCGCCAACGAGCCGGTCTACTACGGGCTGCTGGCCTCGCTCGCGGTGTACGTGATCGTCTCCTTGGCGACGAAGCCGACCGATGCGGCGGTGCTGATCGCCTGGCGCGAGCGGCTGGCGGGGAAGGGTGCCGACTCGGACGAGACGGCCCCGGAATCCGTGACCGTCTGA
- the speB gene encoding agmatinase, producing MSSNETPRGPIDSSRVPRYAGPATFARLPRLDEVGTADVAVVGVPFDTGVSYRPGARFGGNAIREASRLLRPYNPAQDASPFALAQVADAGDIAANPFNINEAVETIEAAADDLLGTGARLMTLGGDHTIALPLLRSVAKKHGPVALLHFDAHLDTWDTYFGAEYTHGTPFRRAVEEGILDTSALSHVGTRGPLYGKQDLDDDAKMGFGIVTSADVMRRGVDEIADQLRQRIGDRPLYISIDIDVLDPAHAPGTGTPEAGGLTSRELLEIVRGLSSCNLVSADLVEVAPAYDHAEITSVAASHTAYELTTIMSRQIAAAKGAEGK from the coding sequence ATGAGCAGCAACGAAACGCCGCGCGGCCCCATCGACTCCTCCCGCGTCCCGCGGTACGCCGGGCCAGCGACGTTCGCGCGGCTGCCCCGCCTCGACGAGGTCGGCACCGCCGATGTCGCCGTCGTCGGCGTGCCCTTCGACACGGGTGTCTCGTACCGCCCCGGCGCCCGCTTCGGCGGCAACGCCATCCGTGAGGCGTCGCGCCTGCTGCGCCCGTACAACCCGGCACAGGACGCCTCGCCGTTCGCCCTCGCGCAGGTCGCCGACGCCGGTGACATCGCCGCCAACCCGTTCAACATCAACGAGGCCGTCGAGACGATCGAGGCCGCGGCCGACGATCTGCTCGGTACCGGCGCCCGCTTGATGACGCTCGGCGGCGACCACACCATCGCGCTGCCCCTCCTGCGCTCCGTCGCGAAGAAGCACGGCCCCGTAGCCCTGCTCCACTTCGACGCCCACCTCGACACGTGGGACACCTACTTCGGCGCCGAGTACACCCACGGCACGCCGTTCCGCCGGGCCGTCGAGGAGGGCATCCTCGACACCTCCGCGCTCTCCCACGTCGGCACGCGCGGTCCGCTGTACGGCAAGCAGGACCTCGACGACGACGCCAAGATGGGCTTCGGCATCGTCACCTCCGCCGACGTCATGCGCCGCGGTGTCGACGAGATCGCCGACCAGCTGCGCCAGCGCATCGGCGACCGCCCGCTGTACATCTCCATCGACATCGACGTCCTGGACCCGGCGCACGCGCCCGGCACCGGCACCCCCGAGGCCGGCGGTCTCACCTCCCGCGAGCTCCTCGAGATCGTCCGCGGCCTGTCCTCCTGCAACCTGGTCTCCGCCGACCTGGTCGAGGTCGCCCCCGCGTACGACCACGCGGAGATCACCTCCGTCGCCGCCTCCCACACGGCGTACGAACTCACGACGATCATGTCCCGCCAGATCGCGGCGGCGAAGGGGGCCGAGGGCAAGTGA
- a CDS encoding thiamine pyrophosphate-binding protein: MTHDHHDERPQLTPEQIAAALNPSAGRNGGDLVVETLQGLGATTVFGLPGQHALGMFDALRRSSLLYVGLRVENNAGFAADAYGRITGEVAPLLLSTGPGALTSLAALQEAAAASAPVLAISSQIPTAGLGGGRHGYLHELRDQKASFRDVVKSVHTVRTASQIPSAIAAAWESALTAPHGPVWIEIPQDVLLAETTLPAVTAMDATPRPLHARPELTAVAAHLLANAERPAIIAGGGVVRSDASGKLLALAEKIDAPVVTTFGGKGAFPWEHPLSLQSWLEDRHTTDFLEAADVLLVIGSGLGELSSNYHTFSPRGRVIQIEADAGKLESNHPALGIHADAREALADLLEAVDRREDPSAADRVRTVLEAVRERIAGQDLTLEQQLIASVREALPDTSPSFWDMTILAYWAWSAFDARHPNTMHSAQGAGGLGYGFPAALGAAAADRTKPVLAVSGDGGAMYSIAELATARQYDLPVTWLIIDDGGYGILREYMTGAFGEATATELSRPDFVALAESFGVPAVRTTPETLADDLTKSFAEPGPSVVVLPALLRMFEPTHL; this comes from the coding sequence GTGACCCACGACCACCACGACGAGCGCCCGCAGCTCACCCCCGAGCAGATCGCGGCCGCGCTGAACCCGTCGGCCGGGCGCAACGGCGGCGACCTCGTCGTCGAGACCCTCCAGGGCCTCGGCGCGACCACCGTCTTCGGCCTGCCCGGCCAGCACGCGCTCGGCATGTTCGACGCGCTGCGACGCTCGTCCCTCTTGTACGTCGGCCTGCGTGTCGAGAACAACGCGGGCTTCGCCGCCGACGCGTACGGCCGGATCACCGGGGAAGTCGCCCCTCTGCTGCTCTCCACCGGCCCGGGGGCCCTCACCTCCCTCGCCGCGCTCCAGGAGGCGGCGGCCGCCTCGGCGCCCGTGCTGGCCATCTCCAGCCAGATCCCGACCGCGGGCCTGGGCGGCGGTCGCCACGGCTATCTGCATGAACTCCGGGACCAGAAGGCGTCGTTCCGAGACGTCGTGAAGTCCGTCCACACGGTCCGTACTGCGTCGCAGATCCCGTCCGCGATCGCCGCCGCCTGGGAGTCCGCGCTGACGGCCCCGCACGGCCCGGTCTGGATCGAGATCCCGCAGGACGTGCTCCTCGCCGAGACCACCCTGCCGGCGGTCACCGCGATGGACGCCACACCACGGCCGCTGCACGCCCGCCCCGAACTGACCGCCGTGGCGGCCCACCTGCTGGCGAACGCCGAACGGCCGGCGATCATCGCGGGCGGCGGGGTCGTACGCTCCGACGCGTCCGGCAAGCTGCTCGCCCTCGCGGAGAAGATCGACGCCCCGGTCGTCACCACGTTCGGCGGCAAGGGCGCCTTTCCCTGGGAGCACCCGCTCTCGCTCCAGTCCTGGCTGGAGGACCGTCACACGACGGACTTCCTCGAAGCGGCGGACGTCCTGCTGGTCATCGGCTCCGGACTGGGCGAACTCTCCTCGAACTACCACACGTTCAGCCCGCGCGGCCGGGTCATCCAGATCGAGGCGGACGCCGGGAAGCTGGAGTCCAACCACCCCGCGCTCGGCATCCACGCCGACGCCCGCGAGGCCCTTGCCGACCTCCTCGAAGCGGTCGACCGCCGCGAGGACCCGTCGGCCGCGGACCGCGTCCGTACGGTGCTCGAAGCGGTACGCGAACGGATCGCCGGCCAGGACCTCACCCTGGAACAGCAGCTCATCGCCTCGGTGCGCGAAGCGCTGCCCGACACGTCCCCGAGCTTCTGGGACATGACGATCCTCGCCTACTGGGCCTGGTCCGCCTTCGACGCCCGCCACCCCAACACCATGCACTCGGCGCAGGGCGCGGGCGGTCTCGGCTACGGCTTCCCGGCCGCGCTCGGCGCGGCGGCGGCCGACCGCACGAAGCCGGTCCTGGCGGTCTCCGGCGACGGCGGCGCGATGTACTCGATCGCGGAGCTGGCCACGGCCCGTCAGTACGACCTTCCGGTCACCTGGTTGATCATCGATGACGGCGGCTACGGCATCCTGCGCGAGTACATGACGGGCGCGTTCGGCGAGGCCACGGCGACGGAACTGTCCCGCCCGGACTTCGTCGCCCTCGCCGAGTCGTTCGGCGTACCGGCGGTCCGCACGACCCCGGAGACGCTCGCCGACGACCTGACGAAGTCCTTCGCGGAGCCCGGCCCTTCGGTGGTCGTGCTCCCGGCGCTGCTGAGGATGTTCGAGCCGACACATCTGTAG
- a CDS encoding serine hydrolase, giving the protein MTDRPRIHRRAHTALAVTLAAGVLAPVALAATPAAAATPTVSCTSGKAGLAAKLSKDITAALKGRSSTTAIALYDRTTKTSCTMRSTSKYDSASVVKATVLATLLWDNKKHNRYLTQREVNLATAMITKSDNDATTSLWKQLGVTKVKAFLKAAGMTHTVPGSGGYWGLTQITAQDELRLLSLLTAKNSVLSDNSRAYELGLMHKVISSQRWGTPAGAPSGVTVQVKNGWLPRATHGWRVHSIGAFTGKGHDYGITVLTQDNKTMNDGINTIQAVARAIHKDLNPAATAQTTIAPPAKPQEAVPAVPGASAVPMVTATPQS; this is encoded by the coding sequence ATGACGGACCGGCCTCGTATCCACCGCCGCGCACACACCGCGCTCGCCGTCACGCTCGCCGCAGGCGTGCTCGCACCCGTGGCCCTCGCCGCCACGCCGGCCGCGGCCGCGACACCGACGGTGAGCTGTACCTCCGGCAAGGCGGGGCTCGCCGCCAAGCTGTCGAAGGACATCACCGCCGCACTCAAGGGGCGCTCGTCGACCACGGCGATCGCGCTCTACGACCGGACCACCAAGACGTCGTGCACGATGCGGTCCACGAGCAAGTACGACTCCGCGAGCGTCGTGAAGGCGACCGTCCTCGCGACGCTGCTCTGGGACAACAAGAAGCACAACCGCTACCTCACGCAGCGTGAGGTCAACCTCGCCACCGCCATGATCACCAAGTCCGACAACGACGCGACCACCAGCCTGTGGAAGCAGCTCGGCGTGACCAAGGTGAAGGCGTTCCTGAAGGCCGCGGGGATGACGCACACCGTGCCCGGCTCCGGCGGCTACTGGGGACTGACCCAGATCACCGCGCAGGACGAGCTGCGACTGCTGTCCCTGCTGACCGCGAAGAACTCCGTGCTCAGTGACAACTCGCGCGCGTACGAGCTCGGCCTGATGCACAAGGTCATCTCCTCGCAGCGGTGGGGGACGCCCGCCGGTGCCCCGTCCGGGGTGACCGTCCAGGTCAAGAACGGCTGGCTGCCGCGCGCCACGCACGGCTGGCGGGTGCACAGCATCGGCGCGTTCACCGGGAAGGGGCACGACTACGGGATCACCGTGCTCACCCAGGACAACAAGACGATGAACGACGGCATCAACACCATCCAGGCGGTCGCCCGGGCCATCCACAAGGACCTGAACCCGGCCGCCACCGCGCAGACGACGATCGCCCCGCCCGCGAAGCCGCAGGAAGCGGTTCCGGCGGTGCCCGGTGCTTCCGCGGTGCCGATGGTGACGGCCACACCGCAGTCGTAG